Proteins encoded by one window of Rhodamnia argentea isolate NSW1041297 chromosome 6, ASM2092103v1, whole genome shotgun sequence:
- the LOC115741446 gene encoding germin-like protein subfamily T member 2, with product MEISPFFCLTIGLVLVFPAPSSLADPDLLQDFCVGDVNASITINGFPCKPASEVTPDDFFFDGLSREGNTSNQFGTGVTLGNVLSFPGLNTLGISMNRVDFAPGGLNPPHSHPRATESGIIIEGRLLVGFVTTGNVFYSKVLTAGQMFVVPKGLVHFQKNVGEGKALIFTAFNSQLPGAVILSTTLFGATPAIPNDVLTKAFQVEEDVINEMKAKFGP from the coding sequence ATGGAGATCTCCCCGTTCTTTTGCCTAACAATAGGACTCGTCCTAGTTTTTCCTGCTCCTTCCTCCTTGGCCGACCCGGATTTGTTGCAGGACTTCTGCGTCGGAGACGTGAACGCCTCCATAACTATTAATGGCTTCCCCTGCAAACCTGCCTCAGAAGTAACCCCAGATGACTTCTTCTTTGATGGCCTGAGCAGAGAAGGCAATACGAGCAATCAATTCGGTACAGGCGTGACCCTTGGAAACGTCCTTAGCTTTCCCGGGTTGAACACGCTGGGGATTTCGATGAACCGCGTCGATTTCGCTCCCGGCGGGCTTAATCCGCCCCACTCGCACCCTCGCGCAACCGAGTCTGGGATCATCATCGAGGGGAGGCTTCTCGTTGGATTCGTGACTACCGGTAACGTGTTCTACTCCAAGGTCCTCACTGCAGGTCAGATGTTTGTGGTTCCAAAAGGGTTAGTGCACTTCCAGAAAAATGTTGGGGAAGGGAAGGCCCTTATCTTCACAGCCTTCAACAGTCAGTTGCCCGGGGCGGTGATTCTTTCTACGACACTATTTGGCGCGACCCCCGCGATTCCAAATGATGTCTTGACAAAGGCTTTTCAAGTTGAAGAAGATGTGATCAACGAGATGAAAGCCAAGTTCGGCCCTTGA
- the LOC115741448 gene encoding sugar transporter ERD6-like 5: MAGLPWILMFEIFPVNVKGRAGSIVTFTHWSCSWIMTYTFNFMFEWSAPGTFFKFAGICGLAILFTAKLVPKTKGKPWKKCKHRLFIFLQ; the protein is encoded by the exons ATGGCGGGACTGCCATGGATTCTAATGTTCGAG ATATTCCCAGTAAATGTAAAAGGGAGAGCAGGAAGCATTGTGACGTTTACCCACTGGTCCTGCTCCTGGATCATGACCTACACTTTCAACTTCATGTTCGAATGGAGCGCGCCCG gaacatttttcaaattcgcGGGCATTTGTGGTTTAGCAATCCTGTTTACTGCAAAGTTAGTGCCCAAGACCAAAGGGAAGCCCTGGAAGAAGTGCAAGCATCGCTTGTTCATATTTCTGCAGTGA
- the LOC115741441 gene encoding polynucleotide 5'-hydroxyl-kinase NOL9, whose protein sequence is MAETEAPSPAIFIHDEWSEAADTIAYCSVASSPPVALICGAKNCGKTTLSRHLLNVLLQRYKRVAYLDTDVGQPEFTPPGFLSLTIVDKLTPDLTIPCLKTPERCFFFGDISAKRDPAAYLKCIFALSDYLREEHQGLNRGEDPAVVGLPLVINTPGWVKGVGYDVLVKTLKYIAPTHVVKINISVESKNLPPGYFWLDEDCDETVHLIEIKSARQDSFNRSVLTQKDARLLRDMRITAYFRQCFPSSSNITKIKELAHALASHPPYEVPVSAIKIKHLHCQVPSTEVFYSLNASIIGLAISSNKPDDVPSCVGLGIVRGIDLLKGSIYVITPVPLKMLVKVDLFLQGFIQIPTSLLQAQGCVSPYMSTDVLTTS, encoded by the exons ATGGCGGAAACAGAAGCCCCCTCGCCGGCCATATTCATACACGACGAGTGGTCCGAAGCCGCTGACACCATCGCCTACTGCTCGGTCGCTTCGTCTCCTCCGGTCGCTCTAATTTGTGGCGCCAAAAACTGCGGCAAGACCACCTTGTCTCGCCACCTCCTCAACGTCCTCCTTCAGAG ATATAAAAGAGTAGCTTATTTGGATACAGACGTTGGGCAGCCAGAATTCACTCCCCctggttttctctctctcaccatAGTTGACAAATTGACACCGG ATCTGACGATTCCCTGCTTGAAGACACCTGAGAG ATGCTTTTTCTTTGGAGATATTTCTGCCAAAAGGGATCCTGCAGCATACTTGAAGTGTATATTTGCTCTATCTGATTACTTACGGGAGGAGCACCAGGGTTTGAACCGCGGAGAAGACCCTGCCGTAGTTGGATTGCCTCTAGTTATCAATACACCTGGCTGGGTCAAAG GTGTTGGTTATGATGTATTGGTCAAGACATTGAAATATATTGCCCCTACACATGTAGTTAAAATAAACATCTCGGTGGAGAGCAAGAATCTACCACCTGGGTATTTCTGGTTAGATGAGGATTGTGACGAAACTGTTCATTTAATAGAGATCAAGTCGGCTCGACAGGATTCTTTCAATAGATC GGTTCTCACACAAAAAGATGCCCGACTTCTGCGAGATATGAGGATAACGGCTTATTTCAGGCAGTGCTTCCCCAGTAGCTCAAATATTACCAAAATAAAGGAACTCGCACATGCATTGGCCTCTCATCCCCCTTATGAAGTTCCAGTGTCCGCTATCAAGATAAAGCATCTACACTGCCAG GTCCCAAGTACTGAAGTATTTTATAGCTTGAACGCATCCATCATCGGCTTGGCAATTAGCTCTAACAAACCTGATGATGTGCCTTCTTGTGTAGGTCTTG GGATTGTAAGAGGCATTGACTTATTGAAAGGATCTATTTATGTGATCACCCCTGTTCCTTTGAAGATGCTGGTGAAGGTTGATCTATTTTTGCAGGGCTTCATTCAAATCCCAACGAGTCTATTACAG GCGCAAGGATGCGTGTCCCCATACATGTCTACAGATGTTCTGACCACAAGTTAG
- the LOC115741440 gene encoding probable myosin-binding protein 5 — MAGRSFKCFVEQELGKFPLLAIYAVLEWLLIVILFVDGLLAFVANDFAKFFEMRIPCLLCTRIDHVLVRRSPDFYYNDSVCEAHKKEVSSLAYCHVHKKLSDIRKMCEGCLLSFATEKESDCDTYKSLVGILHKDLECFVQDDSGVHLALPAGKKDERVEAKMTGDQRCTCCGEPCKMKPSLHSKNSQKSGKSTSPISQAPAPSPRGPFVTLRNEEAPDLTLPHIRYTELKFNPDTGSDILGHEASSNALLPDNHGTYEMKIASVPLLTESDDIGEAIRTPPFARGNKFFGIPLTDSANSSPRWGSRLLRKSILDKGDFASEPIDSGTVSEDSILTHLKRQVRLDRKSLMAMYMELDEERSASAVAANNAMAMITRLQAEKAAVQMEALQYQRMMEEQAEYDQEALQEISNLLAKREEDIKLLEAELEAYREKHGYLEGFEVRKDKTVDKDCQELKPHTYSFSDGGSECGSHSPSVTEGETVRHIAQDQSILDSLQDEIGTSESPEEKI; from the exons ATGGCAGGGCGATCGTTCAAGTGTTTTGTGGAGCAGGAGCTGGGAAAGTTCCCGCTCTTGGCGATCTATGCCGTGCTCGAGTGGCTGCTCATCGTCATTCTGTTCGTAGATGGGCTTCTGGCGTTCGTGGCCAACGACTTCGCCAAGTTCTTCGAGATGAGGATCCCCTGCCTCCTCTGCACGAGGATCGACCACGTGCTGGTCCGAAGGAGTCCCGATTTCTACTACAACGATTCTGTGTGCGAAGCGCACAAGAAGGAAGTGTCGTCCCTCGCTTACTGCCACGTCCACAAGAAATTGTCCGACATTAGGAAGATGTGCGAGGGGTGTCTTCTTTCTTTCGCAACTGAGAAGGAATCCGATTGTGATACCTACAAGTCCCTCGTGGGGATATTGCATAAGGATCTCGAATGCTTCGTTCAGGACGATTCCGGGGTTCATTTGGCGTTGCCTGCAGGAAAGAAGGATGAGAGGGTTGAGGCCAAGATGACCGGCGATCAACGGTGCACATGTTGCGGAGAGCCATGTAAAATGAAGCCCTCTTTGCATTCGAAGAACAGCCAGAAATCTGGAAAGAGCACTAGCCCGATTTCGCAAGCTCCTGCTCCGTCTCCTAGAGGACCCTTCGTGACATTGAGGAACGAGGAGGCGCCTGATTTGACATTGCCTCATATCCGTTACACAGAACTAAAATTCAACCCCGACACCGGATCTGACATTCTTGGCCACGAGGCGAGCTCGAATGCGCTACTTCCTGACAACCATG GTACATATGAGATGAAAATCGCTTCGGTGCCATTGCTCACTGAGAGCGATGACATTGGCGAAGCAATCAGAACCCCTCCCTTTGCGAGGGGAAACAAGTTCTTTGGCATCCCACTTACCGATTCAGCTAACTCGAGCCCGAGGTGGGGTTCGAGGCTTTTGAGGAAATCGATCCTTGACAAGGGGGATTTTGCTTCTGAGCCCATTGATAGCGGCACAGTAAGTGAAGACTCTATCTTGACCCATTTGAAGAGGCAGGTTCGCTTGGATCGCAAGTCGCTGATGGCCATGTACATGGAGCTAGACGAGGAAAGAAGCGCCTCGGCTGTGGCGGCCAACAATGCGATGGCCATGATCACGCGGTTACAAGCGGAGAAGGCGGCCGTCCAAATGGAGGCCTTGCAGTACCAGAGAATGATGGAGGAGCAGGCAGAATACGACCAAGAAGCCCTTCAAGAAATCAGTAACTTGCTTGCCAAGAGAGAGGAAGACATCAAATTGTTGGAGGCCGAACTCGAAGCCTACAGAGAGAAGCATGGATACTTGGAGGGTTTCGAAGTTCGTAAGGACAAAACGGTAGACAAGGATTGCCAGGAGTTGAAGCCTCACACATATTCGTTCTCCGATGGGGGTTCCGAATGTGGAAGCCACTCTCCTAGCGTCACCGAAGGAGAAACCGTTAGGCACATTGCACAGGATCAGAGCATCCTTGATTCGTTGCAGGATGAAATAGGTACCAGTGAATCTCCAGAAGAAAAGATTTGA
- the LOC115741445 gene encoding transcription factor bHLH79-like isoform X1 gives MDAPIVNESSFSAANPSAYSLAEIWPPSGDPGIVGSGGPRAGNLDGSAEESTVTEQSGSGRKRKDANSEDESSKRVSSSCVLGSDLNNSNGAKRTKIAGSRDENGGSKVEVEANSVACNKLSAEQSAKPSEPPKQDYIHVRARRGQATDNHSLAERARREKISERMKTLQDLVPGCNKIIGKALVLDEIINYIQSLQHQVEFLSMKLEAVNSRMDMSPALDGFVAKDLMSQPFDGTGMMFASQAARDYMQGSQAQPDWLHMQTGGGFKRET, from the exons ATGGACGCGCCGATAGTCAACGAGTCCTCCTTCTCTGCTGCCAACCCATCCGCCTACAGCCTAGCCGAGATTTGGCCCCCGAGCGGAGACCCCGGCATTGTCGGGTCGGGGGGGCCCCGAGCTGGGAACCTGGACGGGTCGGCGGAGGAATCGACGGTGACGGAGCAGAGCGGTAGtgggaggaagaggaaggatgCGAACTCCGAGGACGAATCGTCGAAGAGGGTGTCTTCAAGTTGTGTCCTGGGCAGTGATTTG AACAATTCAAATGGTGCCAAGCGCACGAAAATAGCCGGATCCCGCGATGAAAATGGTGGTTCCAAAGTTGAAGTAGAGGCAAATTCTGTTGCTTGTAATAAATTGTCTGCGGAGCAAAGTGCTAAACCATCCGAGCCACCAAAGCAAGACTACATTCATGTGAGGGCGAGGAGGGGCCAAGCGACAGACAATCACAGCTTAGCTGAAAGA GCTAGGAGAGAGAAGATTAGTGAGAGGATGAAAACTCTTCAAGATTTGGTCCCCGGTTGCAATAAG ATCATTGGAAAGGCGCTGGTTCTTGATGAGATTATCAATTATATCCAGTCATTGCAGCACCAGGTTGAG TTCTTGTCGATGAAGCTCGAAGCGGTTAATTCAAGGATGGACATGAGCCCGGCATTGGACGGCTTCGTCGCCAAAGAT CTCATGTCACAGCCTTTTGACGGTACTGGGATGATGTTTGCCTCACAAGCAGCGAGGGATTACATGCAAGGATCACAAGCACAACCGGATTGGCTTCATATGCAGACCGGTGGCGGTTTCAAGAGAGAAACTTGA
- the LOC115741444 gene encoding 5-formyltetrahydrofolate cyclo-ligase, mitochondrial isoform X2, producing MTYYCLYQKANHGIDLLGVTRHFLHRKKFPALYNVIDIALSDETIQSLVLDAPWFKSSQRLCAYISCSALREVDTSKIISRILQNSSKDGHIQMKKKLYVPRVEDKNSHMRMLNISSVNDMIANSMDILEPAALDADGNEREDVMQADDPVDLFLLPGLAFDESGRRLGRGGGYYDTFLRNYQELAHARSWKQPLLVALSYCPQIVDEGVIPVTPDDIPVDALVSPSGVIPISPAALDRMKI from the exons ATGACTTACTACTGCTTATACCA AAAAGCAAACCATGGCATTGACTTATTGGGAGTGACAcgtcattttcttcatcgaaagaaATTTCCTGCTCTATACAATGTGATTGACATAGCTTTATCAGACGAGACAATTCAGAGTCTTGTACTAGATGCTCCATGGTTCAAATCTAGTCAGAGACTATGCGCATATATCAGCTGCAGTGCCTTACGGGAAGTAGATACCTCGAAAATTATCTcacgaattttgcaaaattcatccAAAG ATGGCCACAtacagatgaagaagaagctttATGTTCCACGTGTGGAAGACAAAAACAGCCACATGAGAATGCTCAACATCTCAAGTGTCAATGATATGATTGCAAACTCAATGGACATATTAGAACCTGCTGCGCTAGATGCTGATGGAAATGAACGTGAAGATG TCATGCAGGCAGATGATCCTGTTGACTTGTTCCTTTTACCTG GACTTGCATTTGACGAATCTGGAAGACGCTTGGGCCGAGGTGGAGG GTATTATGACACTTTCCTGAGAAACTACCAAGAGCTTGCACATGCTCGGAGCTGGAAGCAACCCCTCCTTG TTGCCTTGTCATACTGTCCACAGATTGTGGATGAAGGAGTCATACCAGTCACTCCAGATGACATTCCGGTAGATGCTCTCGTCTCCCCCTCTGGTGTAATTCCCATAAGCCCTGCAGCTTTGGACAG AATGAAGATTTGA
- the LOC115741444 gene encoding 5-formyltetrahydrofolate cyclo-ligase, mitochondrial isoform X1 produces MLACDKLTTRSRLAPMTHPRTLASSVASRSLSSLARFLILRPPTGALLATARTKMSDPSSENQERDQLESIFKQKKILRTKVRRALKSMDPLQRSQEDETIQSLVLDAPWFKSSQRLCAYISCSALREVDTSKIISRILQNSSKDGHIQMKKKLYVPRVEDKNSHMRMLNISSVNDMIANSMDILEPAALDADGNEREDVMQADDPVDLFLLPGLAFDESGRRLGRGGGYYDTFLRNYQELAHARSWKQPLLVALSYCPQIVDEGVIPVTPDDIPVDALVSPSGVIPISPAALDRMKI; encoded by the exons ATGCTCGCTTGTGATAAACTGACCACTAGGAGTCGGTTGGCGCCGATGACACATCCGCGCACATTAGCATCGTCCGTCGCTTCAAGATCACTCTCCTCCTTGGCTCGCTTCCTCATCCTGCGCCCACCCACCGGCGCTCTGCTCGCCACCGCACGGACCAAGATGAGCGACCCCAGCAGCGAAAACCAAGAAAGGGACCAGCTTGAGTCCATATTCAAGCAAAAAAAGATCCTCCGAACCAAAGTCCGCAGGGCCCTCAAATCCATGGACCCGCTTCAGAGATCTCAAGAGG ACGAGACAATTCAGAGTCTTGTACTAGATGCTCCATGGTTCAAATCTAGTCAGAGACTATGCGCATATATCAGCTGCAGTGCCTTACGGGAAGTAGATACCTCGAAAATTATCTcacgaattttgcaaaattcatccAAAG ATGGCCACAtacagatgaagaagaagctttATGTTCCACGTGTGGAAGACAAAAACAGCCACATGAGAATGCTCAACATCTCAAGTGTCAATGATATGATTGCAAACTCAATGGACATATTAGAACCTGCTGCGCTAGATGCTGATGGAAATGAACGTGAAGATG TCATGCAGGCAGATGATCCTGTTGACTTGTTCCTTTTACCTG GACTTGCATTTGACGAATCTGGAAGACGCTTGGGCCGAGGTGGAGG GTATTATGACACTTTCCTGAGAAACTACCAAGAGCTTGCACATGCTCGGAGCTGGAAGCAACCCCTCCTTG TTGCCTTGTCATACTGTCCACAGATTGTGGATGAAGGAGTCATACCAGTCACTCCAGATGACATTCCGGTAGATGCTCTCGTCTCCCCCTCTGGTGTAATTCCCATAAGCCCTGCAGCTTTGGACAG AATGAAGATTTGA
- the LOC115741445 gene encoding transcription factor bHLH79-like isoform X2, with translation MDAPIVNESSFSAANPSAYSLAEIWPPSGDPGIVGSAEESTVTEQSGSGRKRKDANSEDESSKRVSSSCVLGSDLNNSNGAKRTKIAGSRDENGGSKVEVEANSVACNKLSAEQSAKPSEPPKQDYIHVRARRGQATDNHSLAERARREKISERMKTLQDLVPGCNKIIGKALVLDEIINYIQSLQHQVEFLSMKLEAVNSRMDMSPALDGFVAKDLMSQPFDGTGMMFASQAARDYMQGSQAQPDWLHMQTGGGFKRET, from the exons ATGGACGCGCCGATAGTCAACGAGTCCTCCTTCTCTGCTGCCAACCCATCCGCCTACAGCCTAGCCGAGATTTGGCCCCCGAGCGGAGACCCCGGCATTGTCGG GTCGGCGGAGGAATCGACGGTGACGGAGCAGAGCGGTAGtgggaggaagaggaaggatgCGAACTCCGAGGACGAATCGTCGAAGAGGGTGTCTTCAAGTTGTGTCCTGGGCAGTGATTTG AACAATTCAAATGGTGCCAAGCGCACGAAAATAGCCGGATCCCGCGATGAAAATGGTGGTTCCAAAGTTGAAGTAGAGGCAAATTCTGTTGCTTGTAATAAATTGTCTGCGGAGCAAAGTGCTAAACCATCCGAGCCACCAAAGCAAGACTACATTCATGTGAGGGCGAGGAGGGGCCAAGCGACAGACAATCACAGCTTAGCTGAAAGA GCTAGGAGAGAGAAGATTAGTGAGAGGATGAAAACTCTTCAAGATTTGGTCCCCGGTTGCAATAAG ATCATTGGAAAGGCGCTGGTTCTTGATGAGATTATCAATTATATCCAGTCATTGCAGCACCAGGTTGAG TTCTTGTCGATGAAGCTCGAAGCGGTTAATTCAAGGATGGACATGAGCCCGGCATTGGACGGCTTCGTCGCCAAAGAT CTCATGTCACAGCCTTTTGACGGTACTGGGATGATGTTTGCCTCACAAGCAGCGAGGGATTACATGCAAGGATCACAAGCACAACCGGATTGGCTTCATATGCAGACCGGTGGCGGTTTCAAGAGAGAAACTTGA